The Mesobacillus jeotgali genome window below encodes:
- a CDS encoding LysM peptidoglycan-binding domain-containing protein has translation MQDYIKRLLIAGIMALCISLLFLGGKHSQAEMLDITKLTSDWVWPADGVITDLYGTRHGHHKGIDIAGESRTPIHSVDKGVVTKSYFSGSYGHVVFIKHDNNLETVYAHLNKRNVIEGQVVNQGDVIGLMGNTGDSSGVHLHFEVHKDNWTYEKENAIDPVLAFGEAAVGQPIVAMEKKGNEVTVETVAKLRMMDNIDIRKQGESLHSEHENKDGESTDAVEQQSIDKHTVQKGETLWSIAEKYHTTVDKIKKENNISNNHISAGDILIIKSSAGRSYVVSSGDTLISIARKTNTSVEKLKALNNLASDTIQPQQILITR, from the coding sequence ATGCAGGATTACATAAAGCGTTTACTCATTGCCGGGATCATGGCACTCTGTATCAGCTTGCTATTTCTTGGCGGAAAGCACTCTCAGGCAGAAATGCTTGATATAACAAAATTAACATCAGATTGGGTATGGCCTGCTGATGGAGTCATAACCGACTTATATGGAACACGTCATGGCCATCATAAGGGAATTGACATTGCCGGTGAGTCCAGAACACCTATACATAGTGTTGATAAAGGGGTAGTAACAAAATCATATTTTTCGGGTTCATATGGACATGTTGTGTTCATCAAGCATGATAACAACCTGGAAACTGTATATGCACATTTGAATAAAAGGAACGTAATAGAAGGACAAGTTGTCAATCAGGGTGATGTAATCGGCCTGATGGGAAATACAGGAGATTCCTCCGGAGTTCATCTCCATTTCGAAGTCCATAAGGATAATTGGACTTATGAAAAGGAAAATGCGATCGATCCTGTATTGGCTTTTGGTGAAGCTGCAGTGGGGCAGCCTATCGTAGCTATGGAGAAAAAAGGAAATGAAGTGACGGTGGAGACAGTCGCCAAGCTTCGAATGATGGATAATATCGATATTAGGAAACAAGGTGAAAGCTTACATTCTGAACATGAAAATAAAGATGGAGAAAGTACAGATGCTGTGGAGCAGCAATCTATAGATAAGCATACCGTCCAAAAAGGTGAGACTCTTTGGTCAATCGCAGAGAAATATCATACTACAGTAGATAAAATTAAAAAAGAAAATAATATCAGCAATAACCATATCTCTGCTGGTGACATTTTAATAATCAAGAGTTCAGCTGGAAGGAGTTATGTCGTTTCATCCGGGGATACACTCATCTCCATCGCAAGAAAAACAAACACGTCTGTGGAAAAATTAAAAGCTCTGAACAATTTGGCATCTGACACCATACAGCCTCAGCAAATCTTAATTACCCGATAA
- a CDS encoding ferredoxin: MAKYTIVDKETCIACGACGAAAPDIYDYDDEGIAFVTLDENEGIVEIPDVLIDDMMDAFEGCPTDSIKVADEPFNGDATKFE; the protein is encoded by the coding sequence ATGGCTAAGTACACAATTGTTGACAAAGAAACTTGTATTGCATGCGGAGCTTGCGGTGCAGCTGCTCCAGATATCTACGATTACGACGATGAAGGCATCGCATTCGTAACACTTGATGAAAACGAAGGTATCGTTGAAATTCCTGATGTATTAATTGACGACATGATGGATGCATTCGAAGGCTGCCCTACAGACTCAATCAAAGTTGCAGATGAGCCATTCAACGGAGATGCTACTAAGTTCGAATAA
- the serA gene encoding phosphoglycerate dehydrogenase — translation MFHVLAADSIKEEGLQPLLEQNGVQVHIGSVDSGIIDLQKIDALLVRSATKVTQELLDLMPSLKIIGRAGVGVDNIDIAEATKRGIIVVNAPDGNTISTAEHTFAMMSALMRNIPQAHSTVKNGEWKRNKFIGNELYGKILGIIGLGRIGSELAKRAKAFGMSVKVYDPFLTKERAAVLGVQLSSFDEVLAETDIISVHTPLTKETKGLLNEKTLSQTKKGVYLLNCARGGIIDEMALAHFIENGHVAGAALDVFEVEPPENHPLLKFDSVIATPHLGASTKEAQLNVATQVASEIRTFFENNPVANSINLPAMSKEIYEKIQPYHQLAKEMGKIVSECHNKGISELTATYSGTAAELETTFLTKALLAGFFENRIDMKVNEVNAIHIAKERGIMVGEKVTGNSYGYANTITVTASGDGESFTVRGTYIDHYGPRIVNLDGFNIDFHPSGNLLYIQHMDRPGVIGHVGKVLGDHDVNIATMQVGRKEAGGEAIMVLSFDKPLSIEMISKLESLQDIVTINSIVL, via the coding sequence ATGTTTCACGTTCTAGCGGCAGATTCAATTAAGGAAGAAGGCTTACAGCCCTTATTAGAACAAAATGGGGTCCAGGTACATATCGGGAGTGTAGATTCAGGTATTATCGATTTACAAAAGATTGACGCCCTTCTTGTCAGAAGCGCCACAAAAGTCACCCAGGAGCTGCTCGACCTTATGCCCTCACTAAAAATCATCGGCCGTGCAGGTGTGGGTGTAGATAATATCGATATCGCCGAGGCGACAAAACGAGGCATTATCGTCGTCAATGCTCCGGATGGGAATACCATTTCTACGGCAGAACATACTTTTGCGATGATGTCTGCATTAATGAGAAACATTCCGCAGGCACATTCTACTGTAAAAAATGGAGAATGGAAGAGAAATAAGTTTATTGGAAATGAACTTTACGGAAAGATATTAGGCATTATCGGTTTGGGGAGGATTGGTTCCGAGCTTGCAAAAAGAGCCAAGGCTTTCGGGATGTCAGTAAAGGTATATGACCCGTTTCTCACGAAGGAGCGTGCAGCAGTTTTGGGCGTTCAATTATCTTCTTTCGATGAGGTTCTCGCCGAAACAGATATCATTTCGGTTCACACACCTTTGACAAAGGAAACGAAAGGACTCCTTAACGAAAAGACTTTGAGCCAGACTAAAAAAGGTGTTTATCTCCTGAATTGTGCGAGAGGAGGGATAATTGACGAGATGGCTCTCGCCCATTTTATTGAGAACGGTCATGTTGCTGGTGCTGCACTGGATGTATTTGAAGTTGAACCCCCGGAGAATCACCCTTTACTGAAGTTTGATTCCGTTATTGCCACTCCACACCTAGGAGCCTCTACAAAAGAAGCACAGCTGAATGTGGCCACCCAGGTCGCAAGTGAAATCAGAACATTTTTTGAAAATAACCCTGTTGCCAACTCAATCAATCTTCCGGCTATGTCTAAAGAAATTTATGAAAAAATACAACCATATCACCAGCTAGCAAAAGAAATGGGAAAAATTGTTTCAGAATGCCATAACAAAGGAATCAGTGAGCTTACAGCCACGTATTCAGGAACTGCAGCGGAACTGGAAACCACCTTTTTAACAAAGGCCCTGCTTGCAGGATTTTTTGAAAACCGCATCGATATGAAAGTCAACGAAGTGAATGCAATCCACATTGCAAAAGAACGAGGAATCATGGTTGGTGAAAAAGTGACCGGAAATTCGTATGGTTACGCAAATACGATAACAGTAACCGCAAGCGGGGATGGAGAATCTTTTACCGTGAGAGGAACTTACATTGACCATTACGGCCCAAGGATTGTCAATCTCGACGGCTTTAACATCGATTTCCATCCATCAGGAAACCTCCTGTATATCCAGCATATGGACCGACCTGGTGTGATCGGGCATGTAGGAAAAGTCCTGGGTGATCATGACGTGAACATTGCTACCATGCAGGTTGGCAGAAAAGAAGCGGGCGGCGAAGCAATCATGGTCCTCTCGTTTGATAAGCCCCTTTCAATCGAAATGATAAGTAAGCTTGAGTCGCTGCAGGACATCGTTACAATTAATAGTATTGTTCTATAA
- a CDS encoding ATP-binding protein translates to MMFWRSVVGKLWITILLLVSFVLFILTVMLMEFFENYHINETRRGMTNTAEKIARVLEDHPGQEEQLGIEIAWEMVDDDSRVTIIKDKNTYFYSPGVEDTTHVPISFFMNDDDLAAVFENDQTVDMITSMPGVSNEVDDTQYLMIGVPLHQFENENGAVFIYQSLEVMEETTRLTTKFILLAAGVAIVLTTIFAFFLSTRITAPLRKMREAAFEVARGKFDTKVPILTHDEIGELATAFNQMGRQLKFNMNALSQEKEQLTSILSSMADGVITFNRDGTILITNPPAEVFLRYWYYEQGLASENTDAVPSEVMELFQLAVNTEKEQVGEITAQGRTWVIIVSPLYNKRFIRGAVAVVRDMTEERKLDKMREDFIANVSHELRTPISMMQGYSEAIVDDIAQTDEEKKEMAKVIYDESLRMGRLVNELLDLARMEAGHILLNVESVEINPYVNRIIRKFHGLAKEKGIELSVRFDSEEHDFRFDPDRIEQVLTNLIDNAIRHVPDSASIVLSGKTDERGLYFEVSDQGPGIPEEDLPFLFERFYKGDKSRTRGVSGTGLGLAIAKNIIDAHRGNISVKSKLGQGTTFSFFIPRNIE, encoded by the coding sequence ATGATGTTTTGGCGCAGTGTAGTAGGTAAGCTTTGGATTACCATCCTTTTGCTCGTTTCATTTGTGTTATTCATCCTGACAGTCATGTTGATGGAATTCTTTGAAAATTATCACATTAATGAAACCAGGAGAGGAATGACCAATACTGCTGAAAAAATAGCCAGGGTGCTGGAAGACCACCCTGGTCAGGAGGAACAATTAGGCATAGAGATTGCATGGGAGATGGTCGATGATGACTCCAGGGTAACGATCATTAAAGATAAGAATACTTATTTTTATTCGCCTGGTGTAGAAGACACGACACATGTACCTATTTCTTTTTTTATGAATGATGACGATCTTGCTGCTGTTTTTGAGAACGACCAGACAGTGGATATGATTACTTCCATGCCGGGTGTTTCGAATGAGGTGGATGATACCCAATATTTAATGATTGGTGTTCCGCTTCATCAGTTTGAGAATGAAAATGGAGCAGTTTTCATATACCAGTCGCTTGAAGTGATGGAAGAGACGACAAGGCTGACAACCAAGTTCATCTTGCTTGCTGCTGGCGTTGCCATAGTCTTGACGACAATCTTTGCATTCTTCCTGTCTACAAGGATTACTGCCCCACTGCGAAAAATGAGGGAGGCAGCCTTCGAAGTTGCCAGAGGAAAGTTTGATACAAAGGTACCGATCCTCACCCATGACGAAATTGGGGAATTAGCAACCGCCTTCAACCAGATGGGCAGACAGCTGAAATTCAATATGAATGCATTGAGTCAGGAAAAAGAACAGCTGACAAGCATCCTTAGCAGTATGGCAGATGGAGTGATCACCTTCAATCGTGATGGAACCATCCTGATCACGAACCCGCCTGCCGAAGTATTCTTGAGATACTGGTATTATGAGCAGGGCCTTGCTTCCGAGAATACAGATGCCGTCCCATCCGAAGTCATGGAGTTATTCCAGCTTGCGGTCAATACGGAGAAAGAGCAGGTTGGGGAGATAACAGCACAGGGACGTACCTGGGTAATCATCGTCAGCCCGCTTTATAATAAAAGGTTCATCCGTGGAGCTGTAGCAGTTGTACGTGATATGACTGAGGAAAGAAAGCTCGACAAAATGAGGGAAGATTTCATCGCCAATGTTTCACATGAATTGCGTACACCGATTTCGATGATGCAAGGGTATAGTGAAGCGATCGTCGATGACATCGCCCAAACAGATGAAGAAAAGAAGGAAATGGCCAAAGTCATTTACGATGAATCGTTAAGGATGGGCCGCCTTGTTAATGAACTGCTCGATTTGGCCCGTATGGAAGCAGGCCATATTCTTCTCAACGTTGAAAGCGTTGAAATCAACCCTTATGTAAACCGGATTATCCGAAAATTTCATGGTCTGGCGAAAGAGAAGGGGATTGAGTTATCAGTCCGGTTTGATTCAGAAGAACATGATTTCCGTTTTGATCCGGACCGCATCGAACAGGTCCTTACCAATCTGATTGATAATGCAATCAGGCATGTCCCGGATTCGGCATCGATTGTACTCAGCGGCAAAACCGATGAACGTGGCTTATATTTTGAGGTTAGCGACCAGGGACCAGGGATCCCCGAGGAAGACTTGCCATTCCTGTTCGAGAGATTCTATAAAGGCGACAAGTCTAGAACTCGCGGTGTATCCGGAACCGGCCTTGGACTGGCTATCGCCAAGAATATTATCGACGCACATCGAGGGAATATCTCGGTAAAAAGCAAACTCGGACAAGGAACGACATTTTCCTTTTTCATCCCTCGAAATATTGAATAA
- the sigX gene encoding RNA polymerase sigma factor SigX — protein MNSVFDELYQKYHHDVFQFLFYMVKSRELAEDLVQEVYIRVLKAYDRFEGKSSEKTWLFSIAKNVAIDHFRKQKGWKQRLLESFDMSARQVRDDQPLPEEMALQSEEIQMMYKCLDQCTVDQRMVIIMRYIHELSISETAEALSWTESKVKTTQHRGLKTLKKLMEEMIEKEGMTSEKVTAKR, from the coding sequence ATGAACTCCGTTTTTGATGAATTGTATCAAAAATATCATCATGACGTTTTTCAATTTTTATTTTATATGGTAAAAAGCAGGGAGTTAGCCGAAGACCTTGTACAGGAAGTGTACATCCGGGTATTGAAGGCATACGATCGGTTTGAGGGCAAGAGCAGTGAAAAGACATGGCTGTTTTCGATTGCGAAGAATGTCGCGATTGATCACTTCCGAAAACAGAAGGGCTGGAAGCAGCGATTGCTTGAATCCTTTGATATGTCGGCACGCCAGGTAAGGGATGATCAGCCATTGCCTGAAGAAATGGCGCTCCAAAGTGAAGAAATCCAAATGATGTACAAGTGCCTAGATCAATGCACGGTTGACCAGCGAATGGTCATCATCATGCGCTATATACATGAGCTATCCATAAGCGAAACAGCAGAAGCTTTATCCTGGACGGAAAGCAAAGTGAAGACAACGCAGCACCGCGGATTGAAGACGCTGAAAAAGCTTATGGAAGAAATGATTGAAAAGGAAGGGATGACTAGTGAAAAAGTCACAGCTAAGCGATAA
- a CDS encoding ECF transporter S component, which produces MKKFSVKAMVSIGMLSSISYVLMLLNFPLPPFPKFLMVDFSDIPALIAALIFGPVAGILVEFLKNTLDYFMTGSDTGVPVGHVANFVAGVLFILPTYYIYQRMKSHKGMTFALVAGTTSMAILMSVLNYYVFLPAYTLFLNMPAMSGPEARAMIVAGILPFNFVKGILMSVIFMLMFTRMKTWIERQQTFKNA; this is translated from the coding sequence ATGAAAAAATTTAGTGTTAAAGCAATGGTTTCAATTGGTATGCTTAGCAGTATCTCTTATGTATTGATGCTGCTGAATTTTCCGCTGCCGCCGTTCCCTAAATTCTTAATGGTCGACTTCAGTGATATTCCTGCATTGATTGCTGCGTTGATTTTTGGTCCGGTAGCCGGTATTTTAGTAGAATTCTTGAAGAATACGCTTGATTATTTCATGACAGGCAGTGATACGGGTGTTCCTGTAGGCCATGTTGCCAACTTTGTAGCAGGGGTTTTATTCATCCTGCCAACCTACTACATTTATCAGCGTATGAAATCGCACAAAGGAATGACGTTTGCACTGGTGGCTGGGACAACAAGTATGGCCATCCTGATGAGTGTCCTTAACTACTACGTGTTCCTTCCTGCTTACACATTGTTCTTGAATATGCCAGCCATGTCTGGACCAGAAGCCAGGGCGATGATTGTTGCAGGGATTTTACCATTTAACTTCGTAAAAGGCATATTGATGTCTGTCATTTTCATGCTGATGTTCACAAGGATGAAAACATGGATCGAGAGACAGCAAACTTTTAAAAACGCATAA
- a CDS encoding response regulator transcription factor, with protein sequence MEKDVKILVVDDEERIRRLLKMYLERENYIIDEAEDGNEALAKSLANDYDVILLDLMMPGKDGIEVCRDLREKKSTPVIMLTAKGEEVNRVQGFEVGTDDYIVKPFSPREVVLRVKAMLRRSSSTSYLQTETTAKDVIVFPHLTIDNDAHRVLADGKEVSLTPKEYELLYFLAKAPDKVFDREQLLKEVWHYEFFGDLRTVDTHVKRLREKLNKVSEQAAKMIVTVWGVGYKFEVVNE encoded by the coding sequence CGATTATTGAAGATGTATCTTGAAAGAGAGAACTATATAATTGATGAAGCAGAAGATGGCAATGAAGCACTGGCGAAGTCACTTGCCAATGATTATGATGTGATCCTGCTTGACTTGATGATGCCAGGTAAAGATGGCATCGAGGTCTGCCGTGACCTTCGTGAAAAGAAGTCGACTCCTGTGATCATGCTTACCGCGAAGGGTGAGGAAGTGAACAGAGTACAAGGATTCGAGGTTGGGACTGATGATTATATCGTCAAGCCGTTCAGCCCTCGCGAAGTTGTTTTGAGGGTCAAAGCTATGCTTCGCCGTTCGTCGAGCACAAGTTACTTGCAGACAGAAACGACGGCAAAAGACGTGATTGTTTTCCCTCATTTAACCATTGATAATGATGCCCATAGGGTTTTGGCAGATGGCAAAGAAGTCAGCCTTACGCCTAAGGAGTATGAATTGCTCTACTTCCTGGCGAAAGCCCCAGATAAAGTTTTTGACCGTGAGCAACTATTGAAGGAAGTTTGGCATTATGAATTTTTCGGTGATTTGCGAACGGTTGACACTCATGTTAAAAGATTGCGCGAGAAGCTGAATAAAGTATCAGAACAGGCTGCGAAGATGATTGTGACAGTCTGGGGTGTTGGCTACAAGTTCGAGGTAGTCAATGAATGA
- a CDS encoding histidinol-phosphatase, with translation MLTDYHNHLERGTLTLDYMKKFTDTARDKGIQHFGISEHAYHFYQTADILRNSWVDERRFYDMADYVHLFEEAWRNEIDVKMSIEMDYTPGKHKEMEQFIKSYDFDYVIGSIHWIGDFGIDLAEYRKEWDRRDVYEVYRSYFDQVVTLAQSNMFDIIGHIDLVKIFRYVPEDESFLMEQYDRATSALAQSKTCVEISTAGLRKPTQTLYPDQRLLQMCFDKKIPIVLSSDAHVPEHVGADFDQALELAQEVGYKEIMTFSKGERKSFPLG, from the coding sequence ATGCTGACGGATTATCACAACCATCTTGAGAGAGGAACATTGACACTTGACTACATGAAGAAGTTCACTGATACAGCACGTGACAAAGGGATCCAGCATTTCGGGATATCTGAACATGCTTATCATTTCTATCAGACTGCAGACATTTTACGCAATAGCTGGGTGGATGAACGTAGATTTTATGATATGGCTGATTACGTTCATCTTTTTGAGGAAGCATGGAGAAATGAGATCGACGTAAAAATGTCAATCGAGATGGACTACACTCCTGGCAAGCATAAGGAGATGGAACAGTTCATTAAAAGCTATGACTTTGATTATGTTATTGGCTCGATCCACTGGATTGGTGATTTTGGGATCGACCTTGCAGAATATCGTAAAGAATGGGATAGAAGAGATGTTTATGAAGTCTATAGAAGTTATTTTGACCAGGTGGTAACGCTGGCTCAATCCAACATGTTTGATATCATCGGTCATATTGACCTTGTCAAAATTTTTAGGTATGTGCCTGAAGATGAAAGTTTCCTCATGGAACAGTATGACCGTGCGACCTCGGCTTTGGCACAGTCCAAGACCTGTGTGGAAATTAGCACAGCCGGACTGCGGAAGCCTACTCAGACTTTGTATCCGGACCAACGCCTATTGCAGATGTGCTTTGATAAGAAAATACCGATTGTCTTGTCCTCAGATGCCCATGTACCTGAGCATGTCGGTGCTGATTTCGATCAGGCTCTTGAACTTGCACAGGAAGTTGGCTATAAGGAAATCATGACGTTTTCCAAAGGTGAGCGAAAATCTTTTCCTCTGGGATAA